A single window of Hymenobacter sp. APR13 DNA harbors:
- a CDS encoding RagB/SusD family nutrient uptake outer membrane protein: MKKILYPILAALLVTTSCDILDKEPLPSVTPVNFFQNADDAEAGISAAYDALQQEGTYGLDLIAVGEMPTDNASSTNGDVTDLDRFTWRPTTKQVRTVYTASYIGINRANAVLKYVPTITMPEARRNQILGEARFLRALHYFNLVRLYGGVPLRLEPTETGDPAVLNLSRASADQVYAQIVDDLTQAAELAPTGNATARTRATRGSVNGLLARVQLTQRNWAAAGTAAAQVVSSGFYGLESTPKALYPANNRRESVFEVQFAGADDGGNIFPDVALPAPPATFSFPKFNIPTPELLGGGPNGADTTTYAPNNPQQRRTDLRWAYIGNVTGGRDHVSYVDGGPGTGNDDGPFVYKWPGNPNSFNSADNTYVIRYADVLLMQAEAANEQGQTAAALPPLNQVRTRAGLAALTAASPEAASQATLRNEIDRQRRLELAFEGERWFDLLRYTRHEAAQSGVNHPKDALDAIQEKLTRRDVNYLLLPIPQQETNTNPNVTQNPGY; encoded by the coding sequence ATGAAAAAGATACTGTACCCTATTCTGGCGGCCCTGCTGGTTACGACCAGCTGCGACATCCTCGACAAGGAGCCGCTGCCCAGCGTCACGCCCGTCAACTTTTTTCAGAACGCCGACGACGCCGAGGCCGGCATTTCGGCCGCCTACGACGCCCTGCAGCAGGAAGGCACCTACGGCCTGGATTTGATTGCCGTGGGCGAAATGCCGACCGACAACGCTAGCAGCACCAACGGCGACGTGACCGATCTGGACCGCTTCACGTGGCGCCCCACCACCAAGCAGGTGCGCACCGTGTACACGGCCTCCTACATCGGCATCAACCGCGCTAACGCTGTGCTGAAGTACGTGCCCACCATCACGATGCCGGAAGCCCGCCGCAACCAGATTCTGGGCGAGGCCCGCTTCCTGCGCGCCCTGCACTACTTCAACCTGGTGCGCCTCTACGGCGGCGTGCCGCTGCGCCTGGAGCCCACCGAAACCGGCGACCCGGCCGTGCTGAACCTGAGCCGCGCCAGCGCCGACCAGGTGTACGCGCAGATTGTGGACGACCTCACGCAGGCCGCCGAGCTGGCCCCAACGGGCAATGCCACGGCCCGCACCCGCGCCACGCGCGGCTCGGTGAACGGCCTGCTGGCCCGCGTGCAACTCACGCAGCGCAACTGGGCCGCGGCCGGCACTGCGGCCGCGCAGGTGGTATCCAGCGGCTTCTACGGCCTCGAAAGCACGCCCAAAGCCCTGTATCCGGCCAACAACCGCCGCGAGTCGGTGTTTGAGGTGCAGTTTGCGGGAGCTGACGACGGGGGCAACATCTTCCCCGACGTGGCCTTGCCCGCGCCGCCCGCTACTTTCTCGTTTCCGAAGTTCAACATCCCTACGCCTGAGCTGCTGGGTGGCGGCCCCAACGGCGCCGACACCACCACCTACGCCCCCAACAACCCGCAGCAGCGCCGCACCGACCTGCGCTGGGCCTATATCGGCAACGTGACGGGCGGCCGCGACCATGTGAGCTACGTAGACGGCGGCCCTGGCACCGGCAACGACGACGGCCCCTTCGTGTACAAGTGGCCCGGCAACCCCAACAGCTTCAACTCCGCCGACAACACCTACGTCATCCGCTACGCCGATGTGCTGCTGATGCAGGCCGAAGCTGCCAACGAACAGGGCCAGACGGCTGCTGCGCTGCCGCCCCTCAACCAAGTACGGACCCGCGCCGGGCTGGCGGCACTCACGGCTGCCTCGCCGGAAGCCGCCAGCCAGGCCACGCTGCGCAACGAAATCGACCGGCAGCGCCGACTGGAGCTGGCCTTCGAGGGCGAGCGGTGGTTTGACTTGCTGCGCTACACCCGCCACGAAGCCGCCCAGTCCGGCGTCAACCACCCCAAGGATGCCCTCGACGCCATCCAGGAGAAGCTGACCCGCCGCGACGTGAACTACCTGCTGCTGCCCATTCCGCAGCAGGAAACCAACACCAACCCCAACGTAACCCAGAACCCGGGGTACTAA
- a CDS encoding SusC/RagA family TonB-linked outer membrane protein — MSFPLQSPQGNRPFRRLLLTPAVGSLLLTGLAAAQPGAALAYAPTLPAPTAGKDLTAAFNGPVSGRVVDAKGEALPGVTVVVEGTTLGSATDANGNYTIPNVPAGPHTLVISSIGFTTVRLPITVVDGQTTQVAAATLAENTQALNEVVVVGYGTQTRQELTTAVSSVGARQIERQTVAGFDQALQGQTPGVQVTSPSGAPGAGINVRIRGNSSVSLSNSPLYVIDGVPVLPSYNRELGGLSNQSPNPLNALNPSDIESIDVLKDGAAAAIYGVRASNGVVVITTKRGKAGKAQVGLSMYYGQQQLRKKLDVLNARQFAEYYNEALINGGRTAAYPDLNNLPANTDWQDEVYRTAAIQNYQLNVSGGSDKTRYYVSGGYFKQDGIFRNSGFDRFSFRINLDQEVSKRFRIGTNLNLSRTNNNGSVRSERGSGNGGTVLGTITQIPTLPVRNADGTYATNPFNSSFDNPVGNLLETRNKALIYQAIGNIYGELDILDNLQFRSSLGIDFRSQVENEYVTREYPGNRQTSTPDPATLGQARTGTDQQVIWLNENTLTYNLTLGEKSRLTLLAGQSVQASNRFTSNARATGFPSNAVPYLFAGTANRSVSSFESEWALLSAFGRAIYNYDDRYLATVSFRADGSSRFAKNKRFGYFPAVSAGWNISKESFFPQIDAINSLKLRASYGENGNQEIGDYVRFSTYGSGFGYQGNGSISGGIAPERIGNADVSWEVTKQTNLGLDLSLLEDRLTFNADLYRKRSTDLLFEVPLPLSTGAQTLNIIQNLGEVENKGLELGLNTVNVRAEDNGFAWSTNLNFTLNRGKVINIGTVRNEQGQESGRQIINDYNIVRNGSPLGTFYGLKADGIFQTDAEARAQNPNARAGDQRFADLNGDGRINDQDRTVIGNANPNSIAGVTNTFSFKGLELSVFFQGSFGNDIYNENRRTTEGMSQALNQTTRVLNRWTPTNTNTDVPRAVFGDPAGNNQVSSRFIEDGSYVRLKNLTLAYGLPQSVLQKSGISGVRVYVTGQNLLTWTDYSGYDPEVSADPFSSTGFGRDLGVYPQARTYTVGLNATF, encoded by the coding sequence ATGTCGTTCCCTTTACAATCTCCGCAGGGCAACCGGCCCTTCCGGCGCCTGCTGCTGACGCCGGCCGTGGGCAGCTTGCTGCTCACGGGCCTGGCCGCCGCCCAGCCGGGCGCGGCGCTGGCCTACGCTCCCACCCTACCGGCCCCTACGGCCGGCAAAGACCTGACTGCCGCCTTCAACGGCCCCGTTTCGGGGCGGGTGGTGGATGCCAAGGGCGAGGCCCTGCCCGGCGTAACGGTGGTGGTGGAAGGCACTACCCTGGGTAGCGCCACCGACGCCAACGGCAACTACACTATCCCGAACGTGCCGGCCGGCCCGCACACCCTGGTTATTTCCTCCATCGGCTTCACCACGGTACGCCTGCCGATTACGGTGGTGGATGGCCAGACCACGCAGGTGGCCGCCGCCACCCTGGCAGAAAACACCCAGGCCCTGAACGAAGTGGTGGTGGTAGGCTACGGCACCCAGACCCGGCAGGAGCTGACCACGGCCGTTTCGTCGGTGGGGGCGCGGCAGATTGAGCGGCAGACGGTGGCCGGCTTCGACCAGGCACTGCAGGGCCAGACGCCCGGCGTGCAGGTGACCTCGCCGAGCGGCGCGCCCGGCGCGGGTATCAACGTCCGTATTCGGGGCAACTCCTCGGTGAGCTTGTCGAACAGCCCGCTGTATGTGATTGACGGCGTGCCGGTTTTACCCTCCTATAATCGGGAGCTGGGCGGCTTGAGCAACCAGTCGCCGAACCCGCTGAACGCCCTCAACCCCAGCGACATCGAAAGCATCGACGTGCTGAAGGACGGCGCGGCGGCCGCTATTTACGGCGTGCGCGCTTCCAACGGCGTGGTGGTGATTACGACCAAGCGTGGCAAGGCCGGCAAGGCCCAGGTCGGCCTAAGCATGTACTACGGCCAGCAGCAGCTGCGCAAAAAGCTGGACGTGCTCAACGCCCGCCAGTTTGCCGAGTACTACAACGAAGCCCTGATCAACGGTGGCCGCACCGCCGCGTATCCTGACCTCAACAACCTGCCCGCCAACACCGACTGGCAGGACGAGGTGTACCGCACGGCCGCCATCCAGAACTACCAGCTCAACGTGAGCGGCGGCTCCGACAAAACCCGCTATTATGTGAGCGGCGGCTACTTCAAGCAGGACGGTATCTTCCGCAACTCGGGCTTCGACCGGTTTAGCTTCCGCATCAACCTGGATCAGGAAGTGAGCAAGCGGTTCCGTATCGGCACCAATCTGAACCTGAGCCGCACCAACAACAACGGCTCAGTGCGCTCGGAGCGCGGCTCCGGCAACGGCGGCACGGTGCTGGGCACCATCACCCAGATTCCGACGCTGCCCGTGCGCAACGCCGACGGCACCTACGCCACCAACCCCTTCAACAGCAGCTTCGACAACCCTGTGGGCAACCTGCTGGAAACCCGCAACAAGGCCCTGATTTATCAGGCCATCGGCAACATCTACGGCGAGCTGGACATCCTCGACAACCTGCAGTTCCGCTCGTCGCTGGGCATTGATTTCCGCTCGCAGGTGGAGAATGAGTACGTGACCCGCGAGTACCCCGGCAACCGCCAGACCAGCACGCCCGACCCGGCCACGCTCGGCCAGGCCCGCACCGGCACCGACCAGCAGGTGATCTGGCTGAACGAAAACACGCTGACCTATAACCTCACACTGGGTGAGAAAAGCCGCCTGACGCTGCTGGCCGGCCAGTCGGTGCAGGCGTCCAACCGGTTCACGTCCAACGCCCGCGCCACGGGCTTCCCGTCCAACGCCGTGCCGTACCTCTTTGCCGGCACCGCCAACCGCTCGGTGAGCAGCTTCGAGTCGGAGTGGGCGCTGCTGAGCGCGTTCGGGCGCGCCATCTACAACTACGACGACCGGTACCTGGCCACCGTCAGCTTCCGGGCCGACGGCTCCAGCCGCTTTGCCAAAAACAAGCGCTTCGGCTATTTCCCGGCCGTCAGCGCGGGCTGGAACATCAGCAAGGAAAGCTTCTTCCCGCAGATTGACGCCATTAATAGCCTGAAGCTGCGCGCTTCCTACGGCGAAAACGGCAACCAGGAAATCGGTGACTACGTGCGCTTCTCCACCTACGGCTCGGGCTTCGGCTACCAGGGCAACGGCAGCATTTCGGGCGGTATCGCGCCGGAGCGCATCGGTAACGCCGACGTGAGCTGGGAGGTAACCAAGCAAACCAACCTGGGCCTCGACCTGAGCTTGCTGGAAGACCGCCTGACCTTCAACGCCGACCTGTACCGCAAGCGCAGCACCGACCTGCTGTTTGAGGTGCCGCTGCCGCTGAGCACCGGCGCCCAGACGCTCAACATCATCCAGAACCTGGGCGAAGTGGAAAATAAGGGCCTGGAGCTGGGCTTGAACACGGTGAACGTGCGCGCCGAGGACAACGGCTTCGCCTGGAGCACCAACCTGAACTTCACGCTCAACCGCGGCAAGGTCATCAACATCGGGACCGTGCGCAACGAGCAGGGCCAGGAGAGCGGCCGCCAGATCATCAACGACTACAACATTGTGCGCAATGGCTCGCCGCTGGGCACTTTCTACGGCCTGAAAGCCGACGGCATCTTCCAGACCGACGCCGAGGCCCGCGCCCAGAACCCTAATGCCCGCGCCGGCGACCAGCGGTTTGCGGACCTGAACGGCGACGGCCGCATCAACGACCAGGACCGCACGGTGATTGGCAATGCCAACCCCAACTCCATTGCGGGTGTCACGAACACCTTCTCGTTTAAGGGACTGGAGCTGAGCGTGTTCTTCCAGGGCTCGTTTGGCAACGACATCTACAACGAAAACCGCCGCACCACCGAGGGCATGAGCCAGGCCCTCAACCAGACCACCCGCGTGCTGAACCGCTGGACCCCGACCAACACCAACACCGACGTACCCCGCGCCGTGTTCGGCGACCCGGCCGGCAACAACCAGGTGTCCAGCCGCTTCATCGAGGACGGCTCATATGTGCGCCTCAAGAACCTGACGCTGGCCTACGGCCTGCCGCAGAGCGTGCTGCAGAAGTCCGGCATCAGCGGCGTGCGCGTCTACGTGACGGGCCAGAACCTGCTCACTTGGACCGACTACTCCGGCTATGACCCCGAAGTAAGCGCCGACCCCTTCTCCAGCACTGGCTTCGGCCGCGACCTGGGCGTGTATCCGCAGGCCCGCACCTACACGGTAGGTCTGAACGCCACTTTCTAA
- a CDS encoding T9SS type A sorting domain-containing protein yields MKNLFTLSATVALAATALSAQAQFTVDGTLAPAEVGTGVGKYQLVGTYTNSHSVADRGLKTLYMGTTATTLNIMVVASPEQTAYSALLLYLDTPNRTGTPAGTRLAGGSDNTSQFRIRPTLDMPVDFGFRLTTSPLNGSDQNAYHSKIDYTATPNAAGRYPDVYLGSTNKTGTAFTVTDANSGVVGAKISFKTSATGSVAANTTTGWEIEYPLAALGGAAANDVFRAMVAYVADNGDFYSDVLPQIAGQTTALGADPDFSAIAGNQSYAYQVGAGPLATRTASAALQATAYPNPLAANSRLTYAVPGTAAAVSVEVYNTLGQKALTLLSATEAAGAHTLELAPLQKLAAGTYLVTLRVGKQLSTQRVVVE; encoded by the coding sequence ATGAAAAACCTATTTACCCTTTCTGCCACCGTAGCCTTGGCGGCCACGGCACTGAGCGCCCAGGCGCAGTTCACGGTTGATGGTACGCTGGCGCCCGCCGAGGTGGGCACCGGCGTAGGCAAATACCAATTGGTGGGCACGTACACCAACTCGCACTCGGTAGCCGACCGGGGCCTGAAAACGCTGTACATGGGCACAACGGCCACCACGCTCAACATTATGGTGGTAGCCTCGCCGGAGCAGACAGCCTACAGTGCGCTTTTGCTTTACCTCGATACTCCTAACCGCACGGGCACGCCTGCCGGCACCCGCCTAGCCGGGGGCTCCGACAACACCTCACAGTTCCGTATTCGGCCTACGCTGGACATGCCGGTTGATTTCGGCTTCCGCCTCACGACCTCGCCCCTGAACGGCAGTGACCAGAATGCCTACCATAGCAAAATCGACTATACGGCCACGCCCAACGCGGCCGGCCGCTACCCCGATGTGTATCTGGGCTCGACCAACAAAACGGGCACTGCCTTCACCGTAACGGATGCCAACAGCGGTGTAGTGGGCGCCAAGATATCGTTTAAGACCAGCGCTACGGGTAGCGTGGCCGCCAACACCACCACCGGCTGGGAAATAGAGTACCCCCTGGCAGCTCTGGGTGGCGCCGCCGCTAATGATGTTTTCCGGGCCATGGTGGCCTATGTGGCCGACAACGGGGACTTCTACTCGGACGTGCTGCCGCAGATTGCCGGCCAGACTACCGCCCTGGGTGCCGACCCTGACTTCTCCGCCATTGCCGGCAACCAGAGCTATGCCTATCAGGTGGGGGCGGGGCCGTTGGCTACGCGCACCGCCAGCGCCGCCCTGCAGGCCACGGCCTATCCTAACCCCCTGGCGGCCAACAGCCGCCTGACGTACGCTGTGCCTGGCACGGCGGCAGCTGTTAGCGTAGAGGTATACAACACGCTGGGACAGAAAGCCCTGACGCTACTTTCGGCCACCGAGGCAGCCGGTGCACATACGCTGGAGCTGGCACCGCTGCAGAAGCTGGCGGCGGGCACTTACCTGGTAACCTTGCGCGTTGGAAAGCAACTGAGCACCCAACGGGTAGTGGTTGAGTAA
- a CDS encoding substrate-binding domain-containing protein has translation MRKAELFRELQLLLCLLTGALLAGCAEPAKTPAYRIGFSQCSTSGPWREAMLNGINRELSFHPEVQLRTTDAHDNSDLQQQQIRTLVQGGLDLLIVSPYEAGPVTPAVEEAYAQGIPVLLLDRRTASQRYTAYVGGDNLEVGQTAARYGARLLGRPQGEVVEIVGTPGSSATSERHQGFAEGLKAFPGLRVVAQVTGNWQEKTLKPALVEALRAHPNVALIFAHNDAMGRGAYEVCQQLGLTGKVRIIGVDGLVGKGEGIDLVQRGILDASILYSPGGEDAMRTALKILNKQPYDKENTLGTIVIDSTNVLTLQQQTDKMTSQQHDIERQQGLLQRLRATYASQQTILYGLLATLLGALVLGALAWHSARKNRQINRQLALRNAENDKINQQLQQQNEEIRLQRNQLEALAEQSRADTEAKLRFFTNFSHELRTPLTLILGPVEELLTSTPDLTAAQHQDLALVRRNTQRLLQLVNQLLDFRKIEVGKMAVRATYGNLVAFVREIVDAFEKPARLRGVQLRFLAAEPELLAWFDGNILDKVFFNLLSNALKFTPEQGRITISLQASPNGQGLRVSIADTGRGISDQDQAHIFEWFYQGDQGAVAKGSGMGLALAQGLVRLHQGQLTFSSQPGQGSTFVVALPRELPEALRSTSEAPTASFLLDEPEAIAATFSPELEATTAAPADGGSETLVLVIEDNAEVNDFLARRLRTDFRVQSATDGHTGFRMATDLIPDLIVCDVMMPGLSGLEVVTQLRADWRTSHIPVVLLTARSAPEQQVEGVQAGADLYLTKPFNPTFLLESVRTLLANRARQREHFRRELSVDTATVATNPDQKFLADLTAIVEAHLTRTDLSVEDIARSLGISRMQLYRKVKAVLGTGVTDFIQNLRLTKARELLLDDALSIADVAYELGFSSPSYFSTSFKGRYQISPSEFRALHITPHH, from the coding sequence TTGAGAAAAGCAGAACTCTTTCGGGAGCTTCAACTGCTGCTATGCCTGCTGACCGGGGCGCTGCTGGCGGGCTGTGCGGAGCCGGCCAAAACGCCGGCCTACCGCATCGGGTTTTCGCAGTGCAGCACGTCGGGGCCATGGCGCGAGGCCATGCTCAACGGCATCAACCGGGAGCTGAGCTTCCACCCCGAAGTGCAGCTGCGCACCACCGACGCCCACGACAACAGCGACCTGCAGCAGCAGCAGATCCGCACGCTGGTACAAGGCGGCCTCGACCTGCTGATTGTGTCGCCGTATGAAGCTGGGCCCGTAACGCCGGCCGTGGAGGAAGCCTACGCCCAGGGCATTCCGGTGCTGCTGCTTGACCGCCGCACGGCCTCGCAACGCTACACCGCCTACGTGGGCGGCGACAACCTGGAAGTGGGCCAGACGGCGGCCCGCTACGGCGCCCGCCTGCTGGGTCGCCCGCAGGGCGAAGTCGTTGAGATTGTGGGCACACCCGGCTCCTCGGCTACTTCGGAGCGCCACCAGGGCTTCGCCGAGGGCCTGAAAGCCTTTCCCGGCCTTCGGGTGGTGGCCCAGGTGACCGGCAACTGGCAGGAAAAAACCCTGAAGCCGGCCCTCGTGGAGGCGTTGCGCGCCCACCCCAACGTGGCGCTGATTTTCGCCCACAACGACGCCATGGGCCGCGGCGCCTACGAAGTGTGCCAGCAGCTCGGGCTGACCGGCAAGGTGCGCATCATTGGCGTGGATGGGCTGGTGGGCAAGGGTGAAGGCATTGACCTGGTGCAGCGCGGCATCCTTGATGCGTCTATCCTGTACTCGCCAGGCGGCGAGGACGCCATGCGCACGGCCCTGAAAATCCTCAACAAGCAGCCCTACGACAAGGAAAACACGCTCGGCACCATTGTCATCGACTCCACGAACGTGCTGACCCTGCAGCAGCAGACCGACAAGATGACCAGCCAGCAGCACGACATCGAGCGGCAGCAGGGCCTGCTGCAGCGGCTGCGCGCCACCTACGCCAGCCAGCAAACCATCCTCTACGGCCTGCTGGCGACGCTACTCGGGGCCTTGGTGCTGGGGGCGTTGGCCTGGCACTCGGCCCGCAAAAACCGGCAGATCAACCGGCAGCTGGCGCTGCGCAATGCCGAAAACGACAAAATCAACCAGCAGCTGCAGCAGCAGAACGAGGAAATCCGGCTGCAGCGCAACCAGTTGGAGGCCCTGGCCGAGCAGTCGCGCGCCGACACGGAGGCCAAGCTGCGCTTCTTCACCAACTTCTCGCACGAGCTGCGCACCCCGCTCACCCTGATTCTGGGGCCCGTGGAAGAGCTGCTCACCAGCACGCCCGACCTCACCGCCGCCCAGCACCAGGACCTGGCTTTGGTGCGTCGCAATACCCAGCGCCTGCTGCAGCTCGTAAACCAGCTGCTGGATTTCCGCAAAATTGAAGTGGGCAAAATGGCCGTGCGCGCCACCTACGGCAACCTGGTGGCCTTTGTGCGCGAAATCGTGGATGCCTTCGAGAAGCCGGCCCGGCTACGCGGCGTGCAGCTGCGGTTTCTGGCCGCCGAGCCCGAGTTGCTGGCCTGGTTTGATGGCAACATCCTCGACAAGGTGTTCTTCAACCTGCTCTCCAACGCCCTGAAGTTCACGCCCGAGCAAGGCCGCATTACCATCAGCCTGCAGGCTAGCCCCAACGGCCAGGGCCTGCGCGTGAGCATCGCCGACACGGGCCGCGGCATCAGCGACCAGGACCAGGCCCACATTTTCGAGTGGTTTTACCAAGGCGACCAGGGCGCCGTGGCCAAGGGCTCGGGCATGGGACTGGCGCTGGCCCAGGGCCTCGTGCGCCTGCACCAGGGCCAGCTCACGTTCAGCAGCCAGCCCGGCCAGGGCAGCACCTTTGTGGTGGCGCTGCCCCGCGAGCTGCCCGAAGCCCTGCGCTCCACCAGCGAGGCGCCCACCGCCAGCTTCCTGCTCGATGAGCCTGAGGCCATTGCCGCCACCTTCAGCCCCGAGCTGGAAGCCACCACGGCCGCCCCGGCCGATGGCGGCAGCGAGACACTGGTGTTGGTGATTGAAGACAACGCCGAAGTCAACGACTTTCTGGCGCGGCGGCTGCGCACCGATTTCCGGGTGCAAAGCGCCACCGACGGCCACACCGGCTTCCGCATGGCCACCGACCTGATTCCGGACCTGATTGTGTGCGACGTGATGATGCCCGGCCTGAGCGGTTTGGAAGTGGTGACCCAGCTGCGGGCCGACTGGCGCACCAGCCACATTCCGGTGGTGCTCCTCACGGCGCGCAGCGCGCCCGAGCAGCAGGTGGAAGGCGTGCAGGCCGGCGCCGACCTCTACCTCACCAAGCCCTTCAACCCCACCTTCCTGCTGGAAAGCGTGCGGACGCTGCTGGCTAACCGCGCCCGCCAGCGCGAGCATTTCCGGCGCGAGCTGTCCGTGGATACGGCCACGGTGGCCACCAACCCCGACCAGAAATTCCTGGCCGACCTCACGGCCATCGTGGAGGCCCACCTCACCCGCACCGACCTGAGCGTGGAAGACATTGCCCGCAGCCTGGGCATTTCGCGCATGCAGCTCTACCGCAAAGTGAAGGCCGTGCTGGGCACCGGCGTCACCGACTTCATCCAGAACCTGCGCCTCACCAAAGCCCGCGAGCTGCTGCTTGATGATGCCCTCAGCATTGCCGACGTCGCCTACGAGCTGGGCTTCTCTTCGCCCTCCTACTTCTCCACCAGCTTTAAGGGGCGCTACCAGATTTCGCCTTCCGAGTTCCGGGCCCTGCACATCACCCCGCACCACTGA
- a CDS encoding glycoside hydrolase family 30 protein: MISTFRSTSFSLLLLLGLGAGCQRPPQASTAPAPASTSRSAAFWLTTPDKSALFQLQPAPTWSASPAAGAVIEVDDSQTFQPIDGFGYCLTGGSAELLHRMDAPKRAALLQELFGTTGNAIGVSYLRLSIGASDLDAQVFSYDDLPAGQTDPTLAKFSLAPDRAHLLPILKEILAINPAIKLLGSPWSPPTWMKTNGNSKGGSLKPEFYDAYARYFVKYVQQMKAEGVRIDAITIQNEPLHPGNNPSLLMLAEQQAEFVKKHLGPTFKAAKLDTKIIVYDHNADRPDYPITILNDPEAKQYVDGSAFHLYAGPIEALSQVHDAHPDKNLYFTEQWVGSKSNFSENLPWHVRTLIIGGTRNWARTVLEWNLAADPQQNPHTPGGCTECRGALTLDGNTVSREDAYYIIAHASKFVRPGSVRIGSSVTGKLANVAFKAPNGDRVLIVQNDNPTAQTFSVRHAGRTFASTLAPGAVGTYVW; the protein is encoded by the coding sequence ATGATTTCCACTTTCCGATCTACCAGCTTTTCGCTGCTGCTGCTGCTGGGCCTCGGCGCAGGCTGCCAGCGGCCACCCCAGGCCAGCACCGCCCCGGCTCCGGCCAGCACCAGCCGTTCGGCCGCATTCTGGCTCACCACTCCCGATAAATCGGCTTTGTTTCAGCTGCAGCCGGCGCCCACCTGGAGCGCCAGCCCGGCTGCCGGGGCGGTTATTGAAGTCGATGACAGCCAGACCTTTCAGCCGATTGACGGCTTCGGGTACTGCCTGACGGGCGGCAGCGCCGAGCTGCTACACCGCATGGATGCACCCAAACGCGCCGCGTTGCTGCAGGAGCTGTTCGGCACCACCGGCAACGCTATTGGCGTCAGCTACTTACGCCTGAGCATTGGGGCTTCCGACCTCGATGCCCAGGTTTTCAGCTACGACGACCTGCCCGCCGGCCAGACCGACCCTACCCTCGCTAAGTTCAGCCTCGCCCCCGACCGGGCCCACCTGCTGCCCATCCTGAAGGAGATTCTGGCCATCAACCCGGCCATCAAGCTGCTCGGCTCGCCCTGGTCGCCGCCGACCTGGATGAAAACCAACGGCAACTCCAAAGGCGGCTCGCTGAAGCCTGAGTTTTACGACGCCTACGCCCGCTACTTCGTGAAATACGTGCAGCAGATGAAGGCTGAGGGCGTGCGGATTGACGCCATTACCATCCAGAACGAGCCTTTGCACCCCGGCAACAACCCCAGCTTGCTGATGCTGGCCGAGCAGCAGGCCGAGTTCGTGAAGAAGCACCTCGGCCCCACATTCAAAGCGGCAAAGCTGGACACCAAAATCATCGTCTACGACCACAACGCCGACCGGCCCGACTACCCGATTACCATCCTCAACGACCCCGAGGCCAAGCAGTACGTGGACGGCTCGGCGTTTCACCTCTACGCCGGCCCCATTGAGGCCCTGAGCCAGGTGCACGACGCCCACCCCGACAAGAACCTGTACTTCACGGAGCAGTGGGTAGGCTCGAAGAGCAACTTCTCGGAAAACCTGCCCTGGCACGTGCGCACGCTCATCATTGGAGGCACGCGCAACTGGGCCCGCACGGTGCTGGAGTGGAACCTGGCCGCCGATCCGCAGCAGAACCCGCACACGCCCGGCGGCTGTACCGAGTGCCGCGGCGCCCTCACGCTGGACGGCAACACCGTCAGCCGCGAAGATGCTTACTACATCATTGCGCACGCCAGCAAGTTTGTGCGGCCCGGTTCGGTGCGCATTGGCTCTAGTGTAACCGGCAAGCTGGCCAACGTGGCCTTCAAGGCGCCCAACGGCGACCGGGTGCTGATTGTGCAGAACGACAACCCCACCGCCCAAACCTTCAGCGTGCGCCACGCCGGCCGCACGTTTGCCTCCACCCTGGCCCCCGGCGCCGTGGGCACCTATGTGTGGTAG
- a CDS encoding carbohydrate kinase family protein, producing the protein MNPSAPIVCLGEFLWDMLPDGRQPGGAPFNVARHLRQLGQPVQLISRVGDDELGTDLLEQLAAQGLGQELIQRSQTHLTGVVKVTLRHGRTTYKVVEPVAWDYLQHTDELRDTVAGARMLVYGSVAARSLATRETLYRLLQVAPYKVFDVNMRAPHYTRSVVQYLLRQADLVKLNEAELTEIMGWLGQPATPATALPWLAAHFGLQAVCLTRGAAGATLWHGGHLLEQPGFAVAVQDTLGSSDAFLAALLADWPTASPAASLRRACAAAALVATHRGAAPLSETAILDLTG; encoded by the coding sequence ATGAACCCATCTGCCCCCATTGTCTGCCTCGGCGAGTTCCTTTGGGACATGCTGCCCGATGGCCGCCAGCCCGGCGGCGCGCCGTTCAATGTGGCGCGGCACCTGCGGCAGCTGGGCCAGCCGGTGCAGCTCATCAGCCGCGTCGGCGACGATGAGCTGGGCACAGATCTGCTGGAGCAGCTGGCCGCGCAGGGTCTGGGCCAGGAGCTGATTCAGCGCAGCCAGACCCACCTGACGGGCGTGGTGAAAGTGACGCTGCGCCACGGCCGCACCACCTACAAAGTGGTAGAGCCCGTGGCCTGGGACTACCTCCAGCACACCGACGAGCTGCGCGATACCGTGGCCGGCGCCCGCATGCTGGTGTATGGGTCGGTGGCGGCTCGCAGCCTGGCTACCCGCGAAACGCTGTACCGCCTGCTGCAAGTGGCGCCCTACAAGGTGTTCGACGTGAACATGCGCGCCCCGCACTACACCCGCTCGGTGGTGCAGTACCTACTCCGCCAGGCCGATCTGGTGAAGCTCAACGAAGCTGAACTCACCGAAATAATGGGCTGGCTGGGCCAGCCCGCTACCCCGGCTACAGCGCTGCCGTGGCTGGCGGCGCACTTCGGGCTGCAGGCCGTGTGCCTCACCCGAGGCGCGGCCGGCGCCACTCTCTGGCACGGCGGCCACCTGCTGGAGCAGCCCGGCTTTGCGGTGGCTGTGCAGGACACACTGGGCAGCAGCGACGCCTTCCTGGCCGCGCTGCTGGCCGACTGGCCCACTGCCTCTCCTGCCGCCAGTTTGCGGCGGGCCTGTGCGGCGGCCGCGCTGGTGGCCACGCACCGCGGCGCCGCGCCGCTTTCGGAAACCGCCATTCTAGACCTTACCGGCTAA